The DNA segment atcatcctcattaTCACCATGACCATACAAACTCCTCTTTCTCAGCAACATTAGGATGTGATCCATCAAACCTCCATCGCAAGGAACCTGTAAAGGGCCACAAATGGTGGAACCAAACTCTTCCTCTGCCATCTCCAGTAAGACCTGAAAGATTGGATGTTTCAGGTAATCCAACGGCAAAACAAACCTCCTGCCTTCTCTGGTGTACACAGCGAAGTGTCCCTTCTTCCACTTCCTCCACTTCTCCATCATATCGGTAAGTCTAAGACTCTTGCAAGATCCTCTCTTCATTGCTTTGACTTTGATCTCTCTGCTCTTTGAGATGTTACCAATATAATACCGTTGTGTATACAGTTTGTTAATCTGTTACTGTCTGAAACTATACCTTCCTCTCTCTCCATGTATATATACTACAAAATGGGATTAGTGTTTGTGGCCAAAAAGAAGGATTAAGAATATGTGGAAGGAGCAAGGTAGCTGAGTGGAAGGAGCAAGGTAGCtgagtgatttttttattatttgggtTAAAAAGATTAGAAATGTATCATGTGACcaaagtaaatattttattatgaatttaTTGTCTTGCAGCATAAACAATTAATTTGAGACTGGGACAAGCCATAAAATTAGGATATTTATATCTTActagttaaataataaaataacaaatgaaACTAAAGATaccatataaatttttttttggggtcaagATACCCTTTATAATGGTGAATTTAGATGGAAAATATTTAGATACTGTTTCTTTTTGAATACATGGACCAAAGAATATAATACTTTctgaaattattataatatatttcttccgttccacaaagataaatgttttttctaaaaaagtatttgtttcacaaaaatgatttttttaaatttctacgcATATTaacaagttaaaaacataaattgttAAATTCAAGAAATTTTGAATAAGactattgttttaaatttataggaAAATGATTTTATgcataaatcaaaatatttattgctatatattaattattttttaatatatgtgaaattttttaaaaaattaaaatggaaCGGAAAGAGTATAATATTAGGCTTGTCATGGTTAGAGCATCTgcattagtgaactccatggGGAGTTCACAcagttttcgaaaaaaaaaaaatattaaaataaacaaaagcaaTGAACCTCCCTCTTAGAAGTTCACTGCACTGAACCCGGAtcatcactgtagcgcgggccccacgacacgtggcggcccgcggtTGGTccggttataattttttttttttttttttttttaaaaaaaaaacaaaaatcaaacagaaaaaaaataataaaaaaaaaatgctttgtgAACCCCTTCCAAGGGGTTCACTAATGCTGATGCTCTTAGTGCTACAAATTTCAGTTGTCTAGAATTTTGTTTGCATTTAGAACTTGGTAATACAGAAATTTAGATTGTATTAGTTATTTAATTGCGAGTGGTAGACtacattttttacatataattgagaccacaaaatattatttgtgaGAAGGTATAAGGAGATGTGGTGACAAGAATAGAGCATGTGAGATGTGACCGTTTAGAGCAAATTGCTGCTGCTTTTTCGCTATATTCACGTCCTCAACTTCTCTATTTATCACTTTCTTGTGTATCCATCTCccttgttttaatttcttcttgTCTTTTTCCAAGTCACAAGAGATCCTACAAACCTTCACTTTTCAACTATGCAGCTACGAGGAGTACACcgttatagtttttatttggtGCATGATCTTTGTGGTCCTGATAGATGAAATTTAAACAGAAAATTTCATGATGAGGTCGATGGACATGACGAAAGAATCATAATAAACATGCTGGCATGAACGATACAAACAATGGTGGatccaaattttatttttactggaGAAAGCATAACATAATCAGCTTTGGTTGGTTAACAAGTTGAAAATATGGGTTAGTCCGTTAAAGATTCACTTGTTTATCATATTATTAACTCGCTTTTTGATGGTTATGACATTATTTATTGAATACTAAGTTCATGCAAATAGATAAAAACATATtccaaagttttattttaaaaatcattcacTGGCTAATGCAAGCTCTCGATAATACTTTTCTCATTCATCTGCATTTCACAAGCACAATTACACATGAAACATATAACTCTCTAATTTCCAGCACATACTTTTATCTGAACAAAACCAAATTGCAGCCGAATGCTAATCAGAAAAGTGATTGTCGGAATCTAAAAACTAAGACTGTCCGGCTGAGCCACCCTGACCTGACTCAGATCTCTAAAGCCAGTGACGTGAGCAAAACTGTCAATCTTCATCAGCTAACGCCTAATTGGGCCTGCACGGGGTGAGTTTTGTGGCTAAGTAAGACAAAAGAAGTTACAACTTCTCATAGTCTCTCATAGTGGAAGAAGCATCATTCGCTTCTTCTTCCTGGCTAATCTCACTTTCTTTGTGACCTTCAAGCAGACAAGTAGTAGCAGAGCGAAACATACCAAGATAAACGCGAGTTGCAATCGCTGGAAGTACAAGGAAACCGCTGAAAATACTAAGAATGCTAAGATTACAAGCTCCCATATGACAAAGACTACAGCATCCACCATGCAATCAAACCACCAAATAACAGCTTATCAACCAAGAAAGTATATCAAACATAACTCGGGTCGGGTTATGACTTTCCGAATCCATAGCAGATTTGACCCGACCCGAATTTAGAAGCCCATAGCGTAACGAGTAAATGATGTATTACGCAAACATACATTGGGCCTTGCGAGACCATTTTAAGAAACTAGAAACTTGAGTTTTGTTGATGGAAACGTTGCCGTAACGTGTACGGGAGTAATTGAAGGTGGATCATTTGTGTTTactcaaaaaaatgttttatctttggGATACAATTGTCTCTTTATCCTAAAAAAAGAGTTTTAAGAGAAAGTTGTATGCGATGGTGTATAGTGGATTATTGTTATTTTAGTCTTTAATTAGATCAAAAACATACACTCAGAAAAAAATGCATGGTGACTCAAGAATTTCACCATGAGTGAGGCATGAGCTACGGTTGTTAACACAGATTGAACAGTATCAGCCACAAACTATGGTGGTTCTACATTTAATATGTACAcatttgtttgtgtgttttctCGGCTGCATAAAAAGTTGAATTCAGATAGAGAATcatcacaaaatattttatattttggaagatattaaaactatatatatactcaCATCAATATGTTCAATCACTATAAAAAATACTCATGAGTATTTTGATCCATTTCCAtagtattttgtaaattataatattttgattcatATATAATTTGGATGAGTATTGTTTGATCTGATTTACTTTTTTCGGTAAAAATCTGATTTACTTCTTCAGCTATTTAAATGAAAGATGAAGAGTAAGAAACTTATACTATATATTAGCTTGCTAACAACTTTTATTGCattcaaaattttagatcaaatatatGCTGTTTATCTGGTTCTTATGAATTATGATATCATTGTGATCTGGAGGTTTCGTATTTGGTGCACTCAATTATTTGTTTGCGATCaattagttaaaattaatttccCCAAACTAGCAGCAAACACAATTGCTTTGTTTGGTATGTGTCGGTATAGCGACCGCCCTTATGATGCCTAAAATACAAAGTTCGGTAATGTTAGGGGTCGCGTGTACATGAAACGTTTCAATTTATTATGTGGCACGTCGACTTGAATCTTTCAACCCAACACGactcaaaatataattaacttTTGCAGTTTCCCAAATGGTGCCTTCTCAATGGCCCCATCtgtttacaattttattaaaatgaaatgacCAGGATTCGTCCGTAGTGGATATAACCAGAGAAGCCGAAAGTGACACTAGAAGCATACATACACCTTCACACCTTCATACATTTACAGATTTACTTATTTGCTTATAGACGTTCTATGTACGATCTATTTAGTCGTGAACTTATTATATCAATATGAATGATTCaacgttaaaaaaaatcttaaagggtaaaatattttattttgatatatatatatatatgcgttCCATCGgcatttttctatttcttttgaGCGTCttataaatgaaatttattataGGGGCAATGTAAGAGATGTCATCAAATCGACAAAAAATATCTGCTTTAAACAAGATAAGCCTGGTTGAGCGTCttataaatgaaatatattaaagCATATATTTGTCGTTTGGGTTTTGTTCTCCTGGAGATTCGCggttataagaaaaaaatctacgtTATTGAACCCAGCTTCTGCGACGTGGCTTACGAATCTAGTGGCCCCACATTACCGACATTCATGCAGTAAGCCTATCAAAACCGACGTTAAGTTCTGCTGCGGGCCCTTTAACGGTCTTCAGCCATGTGTCTACCATGAGTTGGCTTAATCTATTTATTTCTGCATTGATTTTACTTGCAATTAGTACGCCTAGGCATTTTAACCTGTACCCGAAAACTCGAACCGAAACCGACCCAAATACCCGATCCGGACCCggaccgaaaatttacaagtaccttttggatcaaaaatatttttacccGAATAGACCCAGAATCgaaaggaaccgacccgaatagatccggacccgaaaagaacaGATCCGAATAGACCTGACCCGATAAAAACTGATTTGTACCCGAtttaaaacatgtatatctaaaactataatgtttttgtgttccattttgtatatattatcttatgatttagttgaaatatcttttgttaacaacatttgttattattttgtaatattgtttaagtaatatgaagttttaaaatgtaaaatttagagtttaaaaatgttttattttaattattaatagtttcatttaggttattttgtaaaattttagatatatatgacaaatatcaaCTAAATTTGATGGAATTGGGTATGTCATGTCtttttcagatcctaaatacccgaacccgacccgaacccgaaaaattatgggtattttaattatagacccgaaccgacccggacccgagaagaaccgatccgaacccgaaccgaaaatttctaagtacctatggggtctaaatatttaggacccgaaagatccggacccgaaaagaaccgacccgaatccgatccgaagacccgaacgcccaggcctagcAATTAGTCATCCCAATTACTTacggttttagtttttttttctcatgaaTTATTTAAGTTGCTTATGATTTTATGACATTTTAATCTACCGACTTAAAGAAATTAGTACCATTctgaaatttaagaaaataaacaatcaattttttgctatattaaaaaatcaattaaatctATA comes from the Brassica napus cultivar Da-Ae chromosome A7, Da-Ae, whole genome shotgun sequence genome and includes:
- the LOC106358231 gene encoding auxin-responsive protein SAUR61-like, whose translation is MKRGSCKSLRLTDMMEKWRKWKKGHFAVYTREGRRFVLPLDYLKHPIFQVLLEMAEEEFGSTICGPLQVPCDGGLMDHILMLLRKRSLYGHGDNEDDDDDDDDDDDVKKKQKNHVVSSMSMSCKGASSVSYIFPLFRCNAAHDLNKLQSLVL